A window of the Radiobacillus deserti genome harbors these coding sequences:
- a CDS encoding lipoate--protein ligase: MKFIDNKGITDPHINLAIEEYVLKNFGADDTYLLFYINEPSIIIGKNQNTIEEINTKYVEDNGIHVVRRLSGGGAVYHDLGNLNFSFITKDDGDSFHNFAKFTQPVVEALNKLGVPAELQGRNDLVANGRKISGNAQFSTRGRMFSHGTLMYDSEIEHVVSALNVRKEKIESKGIKSIRSRVANISEFMDEKVSMDEFKGIILRNIFGVENVEDVPTYELTDEDWNNIKKLSEERYQKWEWNYGKSPASNIQQSHKFPAGLVDIRLNVNKGMIENAKIYGDFFGVGEVSDIEERLTGIRYERKQIEEALSDLDIKHYLGNISKEEFIDLMY; encoded by the coding sequence GTGAAATTTATTGATAATAAAGGGATAACGGACCCCCATATTAATCTTGCAATCGAGGAATACGTGTTAAAGAATTTTGGCGCAGACGATACATATTTACTTTTTTACATTAATGAGCCATCCATTATTATTGGAAAAAACCAGAATACAATTGAAGAAATCAATACGAAGTATGTCGAGGATAACGGAATTCATGTTGTTCGTCGTCTTTCTGGTGGTGGAGCGGTTTATCATGATTTAGGAAATTTAAACTTTAGCTTTATTACGAAGGATGATGGAGATAGCTTCCACAATTTTGCGAAGTTTACACAACCAGTTGTAGAAGCGTTGAACAAGCTAGGTGTTCCTGCTGAATTACAAGGTCGTAATGATTTAGTGGCAAATGGAAGAAAAATATCTGGGAATGCTCAATTTTCAACACGCGGACGTATGTTCAGTCACGGTACCTTAATGTATGATTCCGAAATTGAACATGTGGTGTCTGCATTAAATGTACGGAAAGAAAAAATCGAATCAAAAGGAATTAAATCCATACGTAGTCGTGTTGCGAATATTTCAGAATTTATGGATGAAAAAGTATCTATGGATGAATTTAAAGGAATCATTTTACGCAACATCTTCGGCGTGGAAAATGTAGAAGATGTTCCGACTTATGAGCTTACCGATGAGGATTGGAATAACATTAAGAAACTATCAGAAGAGCGCTATCAAAAATGGGAGTGGAACTACGGAAAATCTCCTGCATCCAATATCCAGCAGTCGCATAAATTCCCAGCTGGCCTCGTAGATATCCGCTTAAACGTGAACAAAGGGATGATTGAAAACGCGAAAATCTATGGAGACTTCTTCGGTGTAGGGGAAGTAAGTGATATTGAAGAACGATTGACTGGCATTCGTTATGAGCGAAAACAAATCGAAGAAGCGTTAAGTGATTTAGATATTAAACATTACTTAGGAAACATATCTAAAGAAGAGTTCATTGATTTGATGTATTAA
- a CDS encoding VanZ family protein, whose product MKRFVIWVFVLSQIIFCMVYPFLQPLIVYLHSIVIVVTWVCWTTFFLFIALWMRSASIYIPKSFLLSLFACYSIGLIVLLFFRPSSTGGLTINLIPFQTIQFYLSGRVSFLIAFYNLAANIGLFIPVGLWWKASYPSRSKRMNFLFPLVLIISIESVQLLSHSGAWDIDDFILNILGVYIGYMLTPLCQKVIHTH is encoded by the coding sequence ATGAAGCGTTTTGTCATTTGGGTATTTGTTCTATCTCAAATTATTTTCTGTATGGTGTACCCCTTTCTTCAACCGTTAATCGTGTATTTGCATTCCATCGTCATCGTTGTGACTTGGGTTTGCTGGACCACCTTCTTTCTATTTATAGCACTATGGATGAGAAGCGCCTCCATATATATTCCAAAATCTTTTTTACTTAGTTTGTTTGCATGTTACAGTATTGGTCTTATCGTCCTTCTATTTTTCCGTCCTTCTAGTACAGGAGGCTTAACGATCAATCTCATTCCGTTTCAAACGATACAGTTTTATTTAAGCGGGCGCGTTTCTTTTTTAATTGCGTTTTATAATTTAGCAGCCAATATCGGACTTTTCATTCCTGTTGGTCTGTGGTGGAAAGCTAGTTATCCTAGTAGAAGTAAAAGAATGAATTTTCTATTTCCACTCGTTCTCATTATAAGTATTGAATCTGTTCAACTATTAAGCCATTCGGGTGCATGGGATATAGATGATTTTATTTTGAATATACTAGGAGTGTACATAGGGTATATGTTAACTCCTTTATGTCAAAAAGTAATTCATACTCATTGA
- a CDS encoding M48 family metallopeptidase, whose protein sequence is MKKYIIGYIVYVLVIWSYFLFAYPLDSFVNSNFASLSHAMFFTTIPLDWLLLLAVIKHQRTKDRFSFSGSQSQSVLWYGTKLFGLYVLITFPFDFSWYEVMKQYGISQQSYLDWFMDYGISNLLYFLGLMFIIVAALQFIKRLPKMWWLALWFLSIPIALFLVYVQPIWIDPLYNDFQPMEETPLKQDILQLVSEANIEDVTLLQMDKSSETTTFNAYVNGIFGNARIVVWDTTLQGMKEDEILFILAHEIAHYVKHHVLVGVIGYLLMSFVILWLLAVLFRKWWGSREHKAPTDVRAIPYLLLITSFLLFVFQPVSMWVSREMETSADQYAIEHTEELQPAADSYRRLAVQSQSDISPVWWIKWLRFSHPTISERIQMVEREIERRD, encoded by the coding sequence ATGAAAAAGTACATAATTGGCTACATCGTGTATGTTCTTGTGATTTGGAGCTACTTTTTATTCGCATATCCGCTTGATAGCTTTGTGAATAGTAACTTTGCTAGCTTAAGTCATGCCATGTTTTTTACTACCATTCCACTCGATTGGCTTTTACTTTTAGCGGTTATTAAGCATCAAAGAACCAAGGATCGTTTCTCTTTTTCTGGCAGCCAATCACAATCTGTTCTTTGGTATGGAACGAAATTATTTGGATTATATGTACTGATTACGTTCCCATTTGATTTCAGTTGGTATGAAGTCATGAAACAGTATGGAATAAGTCAACAATCCTATCTCGATTGGTTTATGGACTACGGGATAAGTAATCTATTATATTTCCTTGGGCTTATGTTTATCATTGTTGCAGCACTTCAATTCATCAAGCGGTTACCGAAGATGTGGTGGCTGGCATTATGGTTCCTATCCATTCCGATTGCACTATTCCTTGTGTATGTCCAACCGATTTGGATTGACCCTTTATACAATGATTTTCAGCCGATGGAAGAAACTCCTTTAAAGCAAGATATTTTACAACTGGTATCAGAAGCTAATATTGAAGATGTAACCTTGCTACAAATGGACAAAAGCTCGGAAACGACAACGTTTAATGCGTATGTAAATGGAATCTTTGGCAATGCTCGAATTGTTGTATGGGATACGACCCTACAAGGCATGAAAGAGGATGAGATTTTATTTATTCTTGCCCATGAAATTGCGCATTATGTAAAGCATCACGTTCTCGTTGGTGTAATTGGCTACTTACTGATGAGCTTCGTTATCTTGTGGCTTCTTGCTGTCTTATTCCGAAAATGGTGGGGCAGTAGAGAGCACAAGGCACCGACAGACGTTCGAGCGATACCATACCTTCTTCTAATTACGTCTTTCCTGCTGTTTGTATTCCAACCGGTTTCGATGTGGGTTTCAAGGGAAATGGAAACCTCAGCAGATCAATATGCAATAGAACATACGGAAGAACTGCAGCCAGCTGCGGATAGTTATAGACGACTTGCTGTTCAATCGCAAAGTGATATCAGTCCAGTTTGGTGGATTAAATGGCTCAGGTTTAGTCATCCAACAATCTCAGAGAGGATTCAGATGGTAGAAAGAGAAATAGAAAGAAGAGATTAG
- a CDS encoding competence protein ComK — protein MLNEYEITPNTCAIVKETVDGAPVCLILEVEDSFYVSSSPSKLVDQGCKFFGSSLKGRQDGTKEVCGITHKAPISMDPSSGMYFFPTTSPQNPNCSWIAHSHIDRLEKTSFQQTIVHFKNGTSIKVDVSYGSMMNQIQRTAQFRYLLDNRVKFFRKNKGDMVAEPFPS, from the coding sequence TTGTTAAATGAATACGAAATTACCCCGAATACGTGTGCAATTGTGAAAGAAACGGTAGATGGTGCACCAGTTTGTCTTATCTTAGAAGTAGAAGATAGCTTCTATGTTTCCTCCTCTCCAAGTAAGTTAGTTGATCAAGGGTGTAAGTTTTTTGGAAGTAGTCTGAAAGGTCGGCAGGACGGAACTAAAGAAGTCTGTGGTATTACACATAAAGCACCTATTTCTATGGATCCTTCAAGTGGGATGTACTTCTTTCCAACCACCTCACCTCAGAATCCAAATTGCTCATGGATTGCTCATTCCCATATTGATCGACTTGAAAAAACTTCTTTTCAACAGACGATCGTTCACTTCAAAAATGGAACTTCTATCAAAGTCGACGTTTCCTACGGATCAATGATGAACCAAATTCAACGAACCGCACAATTTCGATACTTATTGGATAATCGAGTAAAATTCTTCAGGAAAAATAAAGGAGATATGGTTGCCGAACCTTTTCCAAGCTAG